DNA sequence from the Longimicrobiaceae bacterium genome:
CTCCAGCTCCCGCCGGAGGCGCGCGAACACCACCCGCCGCCCCGGGGCCGTGTCCTCCACCAGGCGCCGGGCCACCCCGCGGCGCGCGCCCGTCCGCAGCCGTCCGCGGCGGAGCCGCTCCAGGACGAACCGCCGCACCGCCGCATCGAATTCGTCCGCGGGGAGCACGGCGTCCGCCAGCCCCAACCGCTCCGCCTCGGCGGGCGTGACGGACTTCCCGGTGAGGATCAGCTCCAGCGCCTCGCGCACGCCGATCAGCCGCGGCAGTCGCACCGTCCCCCCCAGCGCGGGGACGATCCCGAGCTGTACCTCGGGGAAGGCGATCCGGGTGGCGGGAGCCGACGAGGCGAGACGGTACGAGCAGGCGAGCGCCAGCTCCGCCCCGGCGCCCAGGCAGGCGCCCTCCACGGCGGCGAAGGTGGGCACCGGGAGCTGCTCCAGCCGGCGGAGGACCGCCTGGCCGCGGCGCGCCTGCGCCGCTCCCTCCGCGGCGTCGCGCACCGCGCGCAGCTCGTCCAGGTCCATCCCGGCCACGAACACGGCGGGCTTGGCGCTGCGGACCACCAGCGCGCGCAGGCGGCCCCCGTCGGCGAGCCGCTCCGCCTCGCCGAGGAGGAGGTCGAGCGCTTCCAGCACCCCGCCGGAAAGGAAGTTGGCGCGGCTCCCGGGGCGGTCGAACACCAGCCGCGCGATCCCGTCCTCCTCCAGCTCCAGCCGGAGCGGCCCGGCTCCGGCCTGCGGGGGTTCCATGGGGGCTCAGCCGCGCGCGAGGCCGCGGTAGAAGGTGGCGGCCACCTGCGGGGCGGTGGGGACGAGCGGGCGGGAGTGGTCGCCGAGGAGCCATTCCAGCTCGATCTCCTCGATGGCGCCGATCAGCATCCGCCGGGCGAGGGGGACGTCCGCGTCGTCGCGGATGGCGCCCTGCGCGCGTCCGCTCTCCAGCAGGTCGTCGATGGCCCCCGCGTAGGAGCGGAGCACGTCGCGCACGGCGCCGCCGTAGAACTTGCTGGACTGCCGCGACTCCAGGAGGAGCACCGTGGCGAGCGCCGGCTGCGCCTCGATGCTCTCGAACTGCATGCGGATGAAGGCCGTCAGCCGCTCCGGGAAGGGGGCGTCGGAGCGGAGCACGCCGCGGACCGACTCGCAGAACTCGTTGACGCGCTCTCGGAAGGCCGTCAGCAGGAGGTCGTCCTTGCCGCCGAAGTAGAGGTAGATGGTCCCCTCCGCGACGCCCGCGCCCGCGGCGATGTCGCTGATGCGCGCCGCGAAGAAGCCGTGGTCCGCGAACTCCCGCACCGCGGATTCCAGGATGTCGCGGCGCCGGGCCTCGCGCTGTCCGGTGAGTGAGGGCTCATTCATGGCGCAATCATAGCCCGGCCGCACCGGAAGCGGCAAGGCCGGGCCGCCGTGGCGGCCCGGCCTCGCGGGAGCGTGCTGCGGGCACCGCGCCCCGGGTCAGAACCCGGGCTGCAGGGCGAACTGCCAGTGCCAGCCGCGGTCGCGCTCGAACCCGTTCACGTAGTCGATCTCCAGGATCAGGTAGCCGAACAGGTTGATGCGGCCGCCCACCCCTGCGCTGGTGACGATCCCGCGCTCGGTCACGTCGCTCAGGATCCTCCGCTCGAACACCACCTCCGAGTTCTGGTCCCACACCGTCCCGGCGTCGAAGAAGGCGAACCCTTCCACCGGCGGGAGCCCGAACGAGCTCCCCAGCACCAGCTGCCGGATCAGGGGGAAGCGCAGCTCGGCGTTGGCGACGGCCACCCGGCTCCCGAAGAGCCGGTTCGCCACCCGGCAGTCGTCGCTGCGGTTGTTGATCTGGCCGTTGAAGCACCGGTTGAAAGCGTCGCCGTAGCCACGCATCAGGAACGGCTGCCCCAGGTAGATGGGGTTGAACAGCTCGTTCTGCTCCGCGTCCCGCCCGTACCGCCCGAAGTGGAACCCCCGGAAGGCCAGGGTGAACGGGCGGAAGAAGAGGTAGCGGCGGTAATCGGCCAGCGCCTGGGCGAACTGGAGGGTGCCGACCGTGGGCGTCACCTCGAAGCGGTAGCGCTGCCCCGCGAAGGGCGAGGTGTACCCCAGGAGCGAGTTGTCGTACACCAGCGCGGCCGAGCCCTCCACCATGTTGTAGGCGGTCTCGAAACGGTCGTCTTCGAACTGGCGGAACTCGGGGTTGCCGACGAGGACGACCTGGCCGTTGACGATCTCGGCCGGGGCGCTGACCTCCTGGACCTGCGCGTCCCTCGACATGCGGCGCACCCCGGCGGAGAACTCCACCCGCTGCACCTGCGAGAACGGGTACTGGGCGAGCCCCTGCAGGCTGGTGTCGAAGAACCGGAGCCGGATCAGCTGCTCCTTGATGCGGCTGTCCGTGGGATCGAAGCGGGCCGGCTGGTACGCCAGCGCGATGTACGGGATCCGCTGCGCCGCCGTCCCGAAGTTCCAGCGGCGCTTCCGGTTCAGGTACACCGTGCTGAAGCCGATCTCGTCGATCTGCCCCTGGGCCTGCACCGCGCCGAAGACCTGGTGGTGGCCCAGCACGTCGCTGAAGATGGCGGCGATCCCGCCGTACACCCCGCCCCCGGTGAACGCGCTCCCGGTGGAGACGCCCACCTGCGGCTGCCCCAGGTAGTCGAGCGAGAGGCGCGGCCGGTAGTCGCGGACCGCCCAGGTGGTGTCGGGCGTCGGAAGGCCGGTGGTCTGGTCTCCGAGCATGGCCATGACCCGGTTGAACGCCGGCTCCGTGGGCCGCGGCACGGGCGGGAGGAACGCGGCCAGCGGCACCCCGCCCGCGGAGGGTACGGTGTCCGCCACCGCGACGCCCGCCAGCTCGGCCGGCTCGCTGAGCGAGTAGATGTTGTAGCCCCCCCGCTCGAAGGCGGTGAAGAGCAGCCGGTTCGACGTCCGCGCCGTGGAGAGGGCCGGGCTGAGGTCCGTGATCCCGCTGACCCCGGTGAAGAGGTCGGTGACCCGGCTGAGCGCCCCCGTTGCCAGCTCGACGCGGTAGATGTTGGAGATCCCCAGCCGGTTGGAGATGAAGTAGAGCGACCCGCCGTCGCTGGACCACGACGGGTTGATGTTCTTGGCCCAGGTCTCCCTCCCGCTCGCGGGGCCCGTCTCCATGGCGGGAACCGGACGGATCTCCCCGCTGGCCACGTCCATCAGCGCGATCCGGTACGATCCGAACTCCAGCGTGCTGAAGTCCGTGTCGCCGCCCCGGTCGGTGACGAAGGCGATGGTGCGCCCGTCGGGCGAGTACGACGGCTGGAGGTCCGCGTAGCGGTCGTTGGTGAGCTGGCGGGCCCTGCCGGTCCTCACGTCCAGCACCCACAGGTCGGTGAGACCACCCCGCGTGCCCGAGAACGCGATGGTCTGCCCGTCGGGCGACCAGCTGGGGTTGGTGATCTCGCTCACCCCCGGGACGGCGTACTCCCGCAGCCTGCGGCCGCCCGGGACGTCGATGACCACCAGCACGTCCC
Encoded proteins:
- a CDS encoding BamA/TamA family outer membrane protein, with the translated sequence MTAPRSPASRLLSSLLLALAVAAADAAPLDAQYFGRNRVQYEDFDFRVLRTENFDVYYYPEEEVAVRDAARMAERWYERLARIIDHRFEDRQPLVLYASHPHFQQTTTTGSEIGEGTGGFTEAFKRRVVMPLAGSYEETDHVLGHEMVHAFQYDIAGFGRAGAGQLEAAARRLSVPLWFTEGMAEYLSVGPVDPNTAMWVRDAALSGDIPTVEQMTFSPRYFPYRWGQAFWAYVGGRWGDAVVGQILKQVGQGVPYEEAFERILNTSLDEISEDWHTAIRRAYLPLLAERREAREIARPLITRRGEGGRINLAPSVSPDGRWVAFLSELEFLDVELYLANAETGEIVRRLQRGTAFDPHFGSLRYINSAGTWSPTGDRFAFSALRKGRDVLVVIDVPGGRRLREYAVPGVSEITNPSWSPDGQTIAFSGTRGGLTDLWVLDVRTGRARQLTNDRYADLQPSYSPDGRTIAFVTDRGGDTDFSTLEFGSYRIALMDVASGEIRPVPAMETGPASGRETWAKNINPSWSSDGGSLYFISNRLGISNIYRVELATGALSRVTDLFTGVSGITDLSPALSTARTSNRLLFTAFERGGYNIYSLSEPAELAGVAVADTVPSAGGVPLAAFLPPVPRPTEPAFNRVMAMLGDQTTGLPTPDTTWAVRDYRPRLSLDYLGQPQVGVSTGSAFTGGGVYGGIAAIFSDVLGHHQVFGAVQAQGQIDEIGFSTVYLNRKRRWNFGTAAQRIPYIALAYQPARFDPTDSRIKEQLIRLRFFDTSLQGLAQYPFSQVQRVEFSAGVRRMSRDAQVQEVSAPAEIVNGQVVLVGNPEFRQFEDDRFETAYNMVEGSAALVYDNSLLGYTSPFAGQRYRFEVTPTVGTLQFAQALADYRRYLFFRPFTLAFRGFHFGRYGRDAEQNELFNPIYLGQPFLMRGYGDAFNRCFNGQINNRSDDCRVANRLFGSRVAVANAELRFPLIRQLVLGSSFGLPPVEGFAFFDAGTVWDQNSEVVFERRILSDVTERGIVTSAGVGGRINLFGYLILEIDYVNGFERDRGWHWQFALQPGF
- a CDS encoding enoyl-CoA hydratase-related protein, whose amino-acid sequence is MEPPQAGAGPLRLELEEDGIARLVFDRPGSRANFLSGGVLEALDLLLGEAERLADGGRLRALVVRSAKPAVFVAGMDLDELRAVRDAAEGAAQARRGQAVLRRLEQLPVPTFAAVEGACLGAGAELALACSYRLASSAPATRIAFPEVQLGIVPALGGTVRLPRLIGVREALELILTGKSVTPAEAERLGLADAVLPADEFDAAVRRFVLERLRRGRLRTGARRGVARRLVEDTAPGRRVVFARLRRELE
- a CDS encoding TetR/AcrR family transcriptional regulator yields the protein MNEPSLTGQREARRRDILESAVREFADHGFFAARISDIAAGAGVAEGTIYLYFGGKDDLLLTAFRERVNEFCESVRGVLRSDAPFPERLTAFIRMQFESIEAQPALATVLLLESRQSSKFYGGAVRDVLRSYAGAIDDLLESGRAQGAIRDDADVPLARRMLIGAIEEIELEWLLGDHSRPLVPTAPQVAATFYRGLARG